One part of the Chroogloeocystis siderophila 5.2 s.c.1 genome encodes these proteins:
- a CDS encoding thioesterase II family protein, whose amino-acid sequence MTNTPTFNSWVTYPKSNPQASLRLFCFPYTGGGAFSFRTWTGSLPKTIEVCPIELPGRGTQIGLVLFTRLEPLVQAIAQSLLPHLDKPFAFFGHSMGALVSFEVARLLRKQNEREPVQLFVSGCRALQIPSPEPLLHTLPEPAFLDRLRRLNGTPKAVLENVELMQLLLPVLQADVAVIETYVYASEPPLNCLIAVFGGLQNVEVDFDCLQAWRQQTNASSLQMLSGDHFFLHSAQALLLQSLTQHLQARSPIV is encoded by the coding sequence GTGACAAATACACCAACCTTTAATTCTTGGGTGACCTATCCCAAGTCCAACCCTCAAGCGAGCCTGCGGCTATTTTGTTTTCCTTATACCGGTGGTGGCGCTTTTAGCTTTCGCACATGGACAGGCAGTTTACCTAAAACTATCGAAGTTTGTCCAATTGAACTCCCTGGAAGGGGAACTCAAATCGGGTTAGTTCTTTTCACGCGGTTAGAACCTCTGGTTCAGGCGATCGCCCAATCTCTGCTACCCCACTTAGATAAACCCTTTGCTTTCTTTGGTCATAGCATGGGTGCGCTCGTCAGCTTTGAGGTTGCTCGTCTACTTCGCAAACAGAATGAGCGAGAACCAGTGCAGCTGTTTGTGTCCGGTTGCCGCGCTCTCCAAATTCCGTCCCCAGAACCGCTGCTTCACACCTTGCCAGAACCCGCATTTCTTGACAGACTGCGCCGTCTCAACGGTACTCCCAAAGCAGTCTTAGAAAATGTCGAACTGATGCAACTGCTTCTCCCTGTTCTGCAGGCAGACGTTGCTGTTATTGAAACTTATGTTTACGCTTCCGAGCCGCCGCTAAACTGCCTGATCGCTGTTTTTGGTGGTTTGCAGAATGTTGAGGTTGATTTTGATTGCCTCCAAGCCTGGCGACAGCAGACAAATGCTTCCTCACTGCAAATGCTTTCAGGCGATCATTTCTTTCTGCATTCAGCGCAAGCCCTGCTACTGCAAAGCCTAACTCAACACTTACAAGCGCGATCGCCGATTGTGTAG
- a CDS encoding ArsR/SmtB family transcription factor: MQSPQALTPVAEYFKVLSEVSRLTVLSSLTSGAKNVTEIIAITGLGQANVSKHLKVLLQAGIVTRTPQGGNVFYQIADPIAFELCELVCDRLSIRLDEQAKQIAALQSLRERTSYSNRV, encoded by the coding sequence ATGCAATCTCCTCAAGCTCTTACCCCTGTTGCAGAATATTTTAAAGTTTTATCTGAAGTAAGTCGATTAACTGTTTTGAGTAGTCTGACTTCAGGCGCAAAAAACGTTACTGAAATTATCGCCATCACTGGACTTGGACAAGCGAATGTCTCGAAGCATTTAAAAGTCTTGCTGCAAGCAGGTATTGTGACTCGCACTCCCCAAGGGGGTAATGTCTTCTATCAAATCGCTGATCCAATTGCGTTTGAGTTATGTGAATTGGTGTGCGATCGCCTTTCAATTCGTCTTGATGAACAAGCAAAACAAATCGCAGCATTGCAGAGTTTACGCGAGCGAACATCTTATAGTAATCGTGTGTAA
- a CDS encoding acylase, which translates to MFKAFLQWLALRSHLPINQFLHQCKNYAFRVVKGNTFRLLPLIFGFIFALFVGFSSRAILPKSTEILWDTYGIPHIYGKDTQSAFQAFGWAQMQSHANLLLRLYGQARGRAAEYWGEKYLESDRWVQRMGIPERAQSWYKAQNPAFRNNLDAFAAGLNAYAKAHPDLIDDEVEVVLPIEPVDILAHGQRVLHFTFVVNPESINDNVEKIGENNSKASNGWAIAPSRSASGKAMLLANPHLPWSNLFLWYEAQLTAPGIDAYGATLVGIPVLAIAFNDNLGWTHTVNTHDGWDTYELQLADGGYRFDGKIRAFQTEEKTLQVKQDNGTLRAESLVVQHSIHGPVVAQKQGKALALRVVGLDSPGALQQWWDMAQAKNLTQFETALKRLQLPMFTVMYADRDGHIMHLFNGQVPIRSQGNFEDWEGIIPGNTSQTLWTKTHPYRDLPRVVDPASGWLQNANDPPWTTTFPRALNPDKYPPYMAPRGLMSFRAQRSAKMLNEDESISFEEMVKYKHSTRMELADRLLDDLIPAARKFGDESARRAADILETWDRQANADSQGAVLFAQWTDEMDFPEAFAIPWKEEAPQTTPDGLADPQKAVKALAIAAAKVDKAYGVLDVPWGDVFRLKSVDRDLPANGDPGKLGIFRVLNFAPTANGRFQAIEGDSYIAAIEFSNPVRAMALTSYGNATQPNSPHVGEQLQLFARKELHPVWRSRQDITAHLEQRQVF; encoded by the coding sequence ATGTTTAAAGCTTTTTTACAGTGGCTTGCTCTGAGAAGTCATTTACCTATTAATCAATTTCTGCATCAGTGCAAAAACTATGCATTCAGAGTTGTTAAAGGAAACACATTTCGACTTTTACCATTGATATTTGGTTTCATCTTTGCTTTGTTTGTAGGGTTTTCTAGTAGAGCGATACTGCCAAAATCTACAGAAATACTCTGGGACACTTACGGCATACCTCATATCTATGGTAAGGATACTCAAAGTGCCTTCCAAGCCTTTGGTTGGGCACAGATGCAAAGCCACGCTAACTTACTATTACGTCTATATGGTCAAGCACGGGGACGCGCTGCTGAATACTGGGGGGAGAAGTATCTAGAATCAGATCGATGGGTACAACGAATGGGGATTCCTGAACGCGCCCAGTCTTGGTATAAAGCTCAAAACCCAGCTTTCCGGAATAATCTGGACGCATTTGCCGCTGGGCTCAATGCCTATGCTAAGGCACATCCCGATTTGATTGACGACGAAGTTGAGGTTGTGCTGCCAATCGAGCCAGTGGATATACTTGCTCACGGGCAGCGCGTGCTTCATTTTACGTTTGTCGTTAATCCTGAGAGCATTAATGACAACGTTGAAAAAATAGGTGAAAACAACTCAAAAGCTTCTAACGGTTGGGCGATCGCCCCATCGCGTTCTGCCAGTGGAAAAGCAATGCTGCTGGCAAACCCACACTTACCTTGGTCAAATCTATTCCTTTGGTACGAAGCTCAGCTGACTGCTCCAGGTATTGATGCTTACGGAGCAACACTGGTCGGTATTCCGGTTTTGGCGATCGCCTTCAACGACAACTTAGGTTGGACTCACACAGTCAACACCCATGATGGATGGGACACTTACGAATTGCAACTAGCAGATGGAGGCTATCGCTTTGATGGCAAAATCCGCGCTTTCCAAACTGAAGAGAAAACTCTGCAGGTAAAGCAGGATAATGGTACTCTGCGTGCAGAATCACTTGTAGTGCAACATTCGATTCATGGTCCAGTTGTAGCACAGAAGCAGGGTAAAGCCTTGGCACTGCGGGTTGTTGGACTCGACTCTCCTGGGGCGCTGCAGCAGTGGTGGGATATGGCGCAGGCAAAAAACCTAACTCAATTTGAAACGGCACTCAAGCGCTTACAACTCCCTATGTTTACAGTGATGTACGCAGATCGAGATGGGCATATTATGCACTTATTTAACGGTCAAGTGCCAATTCGCTCTCAGGGAAATTTTGAAGACTGGGAGGGCATAATTCCTGGCAACACCTCTCAAACTTTGTGGACAAAAACTCACCCCTACCGCGATCTCCCGCGCGTAGTTGACCCAGCTAGCGGTTGGTTGCAAAATGCCAACGATCCACCTTGGACAACAACGTTCCCACGCGCGCTGAATCCGGATAAATACCCTCCCTATATGGCTCCACGCGGTCTGATGTCTTTCCGCGCGCAGCGTTCCGCCAAGATGCTGAATGAGGATGAAAGCATTTCTTTTGAGGAAATGGTTAAGTACAAGCACTCAACTCGGATGGAACTGGCAGATCGGCTTTTAGATGACCTGATTCCCGCTGCTAGGAAGTTTGGAGATGAATCGGCGCGTCGAGCTGCCGATATCCTGGAAACCTGGGATCGTCAGGCGAATGCAGATAGCCAAGGTGCAGTACTCTTTGCTCAGTGGACGGACGAAATGGACTTTCCAGAAGCGTTCGCAATTCCTTGGAAAGAGGAAGCCCCACAGACCACACCCGACGGTTTAGCAGACCCTCAGAAGGCGGTGAAGGCGCTGGCGATCGCCGCAGCAAAGGTAGATAAGGCTTATGGAGTGCTAGATGTACCGTGGGGCGATGTTTTCCGGCTCAAGTCCGTCGATCGAGATCTGCCAGCCAATGGTGATCCTGGAAAACTTGGTATCTTCCGCGTTCTCAATTTTGCGCCGACTGCTAATGGGCGCTTTCAAGCTATTGAGGGTGATTCCTATATCGCCGCGATTGAGTTCTCCAACCCAGTACGAGCAATGGCACTCACCAGTTATGGCAACGCAACTCAACCGAATTCGCCTCATGTAGGAGAGCAATTGCAGTTGTTTGCTCGCAAAGAATTACATCCAGTTTGGCGATCGCGCCAGGACATAACGGCTCATTTAGAGCAACGCCAGGTTTTTTGA
- a CDS encoding DJ-1/PfpI family protein produces MAAKILMLVGDFVEDYEVMVPFQALQMVGHTVHAVCPNKKSGESVRTAVHDFEGDQTYSEKPGHNFTLNANFAEVKPADYDALVVPGGRAPEYLRLNQDVIAMVQHFAKTNKPIAAICHGAQLLAAAGAIRGKRCCAYPACAPEVQAAGGQYVEVPVTEAVVDGNLVTAPAWPAHPRWLAEFLKVLGTRIEHAELMAV; encoded by the coding sequence ATGGCTGCTAAGATTTTGATGCTCGTTGGGGACTTTGTGGAAGATTATGAAGTCATGGTGCCATTCCAAGCGTTACAGATGGTAGGTCATACCGTTCATGCGGTTTGCCCCAATAAAAAGTCTGGAGAGTCGGTTCGCACAGCTGTTCACGACTTTGAAGGAGATCAAACCTATTCGGAGAAGCCAGGGCATAACTTCACGCTCAACGCTAACTTTGCTGAAGTAAAGCCTGCGGACTACGATGCCTTAGTAGTCCCCGGCGGTCGCGCTCCAGAGTACCTTCGGCTCAATCAAGATGTTATTGCTATGGTTCAACATTTTGCTAAGACCAATAAGCCTATTGCAGCTATTTGCCACGGCGCACAACTTTTGGCAGCAGCAGGGGCAATCCGTGGAAAGCGCTGCTGTGCTTATCCAGCGTGTGCTCCAGAAGTGCAAGCCGCAGGAGGACAGTATGTTGAGGTTCCGGTGACTGAAGCTGTTGTCGATGGTAATTTGGTGACGGCTCCAGCATGGCCCGCCCATCCTCGGTGGTTAGCTGAGTTTCTGAAAGTACTGGGAACCCGCATTGAACATGCCGAGTTAATGGCAGTTTAA
- a CDS encoding 4-hydroxy-3-methylbut-2-enyl diphosphate reductase — protein MDTKAFKRSLQHSENYHRKGFGHQAEVATQLQSEYQSNLVQEIRDNNYTLQQGDVTIYLAKAFGFCWGVERAVAMAYETRQHFPQERIWITNEIIHNPSVNQRLREMQVGFIPVENGKKDFSIVESGDVVILPAFGASVQEMQLLNDKSCTIVDTTCPWVSKVWNTVEKHKKGEYTSIIHGKYNHEETLATSSFAGKYLIVLNLAQAEYVANYILNGGDKNEFLAKFSRACSTGFDPERDLERVGIANQTTMLKSETEQIGKLFERTMLQKYGPIELNDHFQSFNTICDATQERQDAMFELVEEKLDLIVVIGGFNSSNTTHLQEIAVEREIPSYHIDSNDRIGPGNRVEHRQLSGDLAVTENWLPEGAIAIGITSGASTPDKVVADVVQKIFDIKLSLATKYR, from the coding sequence ATGGATACAAAAGCTTTTAAGCGATCGCTCCAACATTCAGAAAACTACCACCGCAAAGGATTTGGACATCAAGCTGAAGTCGCCACGCAGCTGCAATCAGAATATCAAAGCAATCTTGTGCAGGAAATTCGCGACAATAACTACACGCTGCAACAGGGTGATGTCACGATTTATTTAGCGAAAGCCTTCGGGTTTTGCTGGGGTGTTGAACGGGCTGTAGCGATGGCGTATGAAACTCGTCAGCACTTTCCCCAAGAAAGAATTTGGATTACTAACGAAATTATTCATAATCCTTCAGTAAATCAGCGCTTGCGCGAAATGCAAGTCGGATTTATTCCGGTAGAAAATGGCAAAAAAGATTTTTCGATTGTTGAATCGGGAGATGTTGTTATTCTTCCGGCTTTTGGTGCAAGTGTTCAGGAGATGCAACTATTAAATGATAAAAGTTGCACGATTGTTGATACAACTTGTCCTTGGGTATCTAAAGTTTGGAACACCGTAGAAAAGCACAAAAAAGGCGAATATACCTCGATTATTCATGGTAAATATAACCACGAAGAAACTTTGGCAACGAGTTCTTTTGCGGGCAAATACTTAATTGTCTTGAATTTGGCACAAGCCGAGTACGTTGCCAATTACATCCTCAATGGCGGCGATAAAAACGAATTCTTAGCTAAGTTTAGCCGCGCGTGTTCCACAGGATTTGACCCTGAGCGCGACTTAGAACGCGTCGGAATCGCTAACCAAACGACAATGCTTAAAAGTGAAACCGAGCAAATCGGTAAACTCTTTGAGCGTACGATGTTGCAGAAATATGGTCCTATTGAGTTAAACGATCATTTCCAAAGCTTCAACACGATTTGCGATGCGACACAAGAACGCCAAGACGCCATGTTTGAACTAGTCGAAGAAAAACTAGATTTAATCGTTGTCATTGGCGGCTTTAATTCTTCTAACACGACTCACTTGCAAGAAATTGCCGTAGAACGCGAGATTCCGTCATATCATATTGACAGTAACGATCGCATTGGTCCAGGTAATCGTGTTGAACACCGACAACTGAGTGGAGACTTGGCAGTTACAGAAAATTGGCTGCCAGAAGGTGCGATTGCGATCGGTATAACATCTGGTGCTTCTACTCCTGATAAAGTCGTAGCCGACGTTGTTCAAAAAATATTTGATATCAAACTCAGCTTAGCCACAAAATACCGTTAA
- a CDS encoding transposase family protein, with protein sequence MRYREMEHLSKPKLKRLCRVSRETFSEMVAVLRPHVDRQGQRGGQAKLSVEDQLLVALEYWREYRSQFHIGVSWGVHETTVGRIVRKVEDLLVKCGKFRLPSQRQLSQPGWEWKVMVVDVGEIEIERPQKPTAAKLARVNQDLRKRHLNGWVLELLNQVI encoded by the coding sequence ATGCGATATCGCGAAATGGAACATCTATCGAAGCCTAAGTTGAAGCGCTTGTGTAGAGTAAGCCGGGAAACGTTTAGCGAAATGGTTGCGGTGTTGCGTCCCCATGTTGATCGTCAAGGGCAACGAGGTGGACAAGCCAAACTGAGTGTCGAAGACCAACTGCTGGTGGCGTTGGAGTACTGGAGAGAGTATCGCAGCCAATTTCACATTGGAGTCAGTTGGGGAGTACACGAAACCACAGTGGGGCGAATCGTGCGAAAAGTTGAAGACTTGCTAGTCAAGTGTGGCAAGTTCCGGCTTCCGAGTCAGCGACAGTTGTCTCAACCGGGTTGGGAATGGAAAGTCATGGTGGTAGATGTCGGAGAAATCGAAATCGAACGCCCCCAAAAACCTACAGCAGCAAAGTTAGCGAGAGTAAATCAGGACTTACGCAAGAGACATTTGAACGGATGGGTGCTTGAGTTGCTCAATCAAGTAATCTGA
- a CDS encoding MbtH family protein → MNRDDTEDTTIYKVVVNHEEQYSIWPADRENPLGWRDAGKSGLKPECLAYIKEVWTDMRPLSLRQKMQEATRN, encoded by the coding sequence ATGAATAGAGACGACACAGAAGACACGACAATTTACAAAGTTGTAGTCAATCATGAAGAACAGTATTCCATCTGGCCTGCTGACCGAGAAAATCCCCTGGGATGGCGAGATGCAGGTAAAAGCGGTCTTAAACCAGAGTGTCTGGCATACATTAAGGAAGTGTGGACTGACATGAGACCGCTCAGCTTAAGGCAAAAGATGCAGGAAGCTACTCGCAACTAG